A region of Dermochelys coriacea isolate rDerCor1 chromosome 1, rDerCor1.pri.v4, whole genome shotgun sequence DNA encodes the following proteins:
- the CSNK1E gene encoding casein kinase I → MELRVGNKYRLGRKIGSGSFGDIYLGANIATGEEVAIKLECVKTKHPQLHIESKFYKMMQGGVGIPSIKWCGAEGDYNVMVMELLGPSLEDLFNFCSRKFSLKTVLLLADQMISRIEYIHSKNFIHRDVKPDNFLMGLGKKGNLVYIIDFGLAKKYRDARTHQHIPYRENKNLTGTARYASINTHLGIEQSRRDDLESLGYVLMYFNLGSLPWQGLKAATKRQKYERISEKKMSTPIEVLCKGYPSEFSTYLNFCRSLRFDDKPDYSYLRQLFRNLFHRQGFSYDYVFDWNMLKFGAARNPEDMDRERREHEREERMGQLRGSATRALPPGPPAGATANRLRNVAEPMASTPAVRIQQSGNTSPRAISRVDRERKVSMRLHRGAPANVSSSDLTGRQEVSRISASQTSVPFDHLGK, encoded by the exons GTGCCAATATTGCCACTGGGGAAGAAGTTGCTATCAAATTGGAATGTGTCAAAACCAAGCACCCCCAGCTCCACATCGAGAGCAAGTTCTACAAGATGATGCAGGGAGGAG TGGGTATTCCCTCCATTAAGTGGTGTGGGGCAGAGGGTGACTATAATGTGATGGTGATGGAACTCCTGGGACCCAGCCTGGAGGATCTCTTCAATTTCTGCTCCCGCAAGTTCAGTCTCAAGACTGTTCTGCTCCTGGCAGACCAGATG ATCAGCCGTATAGAGTACATTCATTCCAAGAATTTCATCCACCGGGATGTGAAGCCAGACAATTTCCTCATGGGGCTTGGCAAGAAGGGCAACCTGGTGTACATAATCGACTTTGGCCTGGCCAAGAAGTACCGAGACGCCCGGACCCACCAGCACATCCCCTACCGGGAAAACAAGAACCTGACTGGCACGGCCCGCTACGCCTCCATCAACACCCACTTAGGAATTG aaCAAAGTCGCCGTGATGACCTGGAGAGCTTGGGCTATGTGCTCATGTACTTCAACCTGGGTTCGCTGCCCTGGCAGGGCCTCAAGGCTGCCACCAAGCGCCAAAAGTATGAGCGTATCAGTGAGAAGAAGATGTCAACACCCATTGAGGTGCTCTGCAAAGGGTACCCTT CTGAGTTCTCCACGTACCTCAATTTTTGCCGCTCCCTGCGATTTGATGACAAACCCGACTACTCATACCTGCGGCAGCTCTTCCGTAACCTCTTCCACCGCCAGGGCTTCTCCTACGACTATGTCTTCGACTGGAACATGCTCAAATTT GGAGCAGCCCGAAACCCTGAGGACATGGATCGGGAGCGGCGAGAGCATGAGCGAGAAGAGAGGATGGGGCAACTCCGGGGTTCCGCCACACGGGCGCTGCCACCCGGCCCCCCTGCTGGAGCCACAGCCAACCGCCTTCGCAACGTCGCCGAGCCCATGGCCTCCACACCCGCTGTCCGAATCCAACAGTCCG GAAATACGTCCCCCAGGGCAATCTCACGGGTGGACAGAGAGCGGAAGGTCAGCATGAGGTTACACAGGGGAGCTCCTGCCAACGTCTCTTCCTCCGACCTCACAGGGCGGCAAGAGGTGTCGCGGATTTCAGCGTCACAG ACGAGCGTGCCATTTGATCACCTTGGGAAGTGA